The Sphingosinicella humi genome has a window encoding:
- a CDS encoding CoA-acylating methylmalonate-semialdehyde dehydrogenase: MRNIDHFIGGAAIASGERQGDVFDPNNGGVQAKVGFGSAVDLDKAVRIALDAQHGWAATNPQRRARVMFKFKELVEKNIEELALLLSSEHGKVIADARGDVQRGLDVIEFACGIPHALKGEYTQGAGPGIDVYSMRQPLGVVAGITPFNFPAMIPMWMFGVAIAVGNAFILKPSERDPSVPVRLAELMLEAGAPEGILQVVHGDKEMVDAILDHDDIKAVSFVGSSDIAHYVYKRGVANGKRVQAMGGAKNHGIVMPDADLDQVVNDLSGAAFGSAGERCMALPVVVPVGEKTANELREALLPAIAKLRVGVSTDPEAHYGPVVNAAHKQRIENYIQMGVDEGAELVVDGRGFSLQGHENGFFVGPTLFDHVKPTMQSYQEEIFGPVLQIVRADSFEEALRLPSDHQYGNGVAIFTRNGHAAREFAHRVNVGMVGINVPIPVPVAYHSFGGWKRSAFGDINQHGMEGVRFWTKTKTITQRWPDGSATGENAFVIPTMG; this comes from the coding sequence ATGCGGAACATCGATCATTTCATCGGCGGCGCGGCCATCGCTTCGGGCGAACGGCAGGGCGACGTTTTCGATCCCAACAATGGCGGCGTGCAGGCGAAGGTAGGCTTCGGCAGCGCAGTCGATCTCGACAAGGCGGTCCGGATCGCGCTGGATGCGCAGCATGGCTGGGCGGCGACCAACCCGCAGCGCCGCGCCCGCGTGATGTTCAAGTTCAAGGAACTGGTCGAGAAGAATATCGAGGAGCTCGCTCTCCTTCTCTCCTCCGAGCACGGCAAGGTCATCGCCGATGCGCGCGGCGACGTGCAGCGCGGCCTCGACGTGATCGAGTTCGCCTGCGGCATCCCCCACGCCCTCAAGGGCGAATATACGCAGGGCGCCGGCCCCGGCATCGACGTCTATTCGATGCGGCAGCCTCTGGGCGTGGTCGCCGGCATCACCCCGTTCAACTTCCCCGCGATGATCCCGATGTGGATGTTCGGTGTCGCCATCGCGGTCGGCAACGCCTTCATCCTGAAGCCCTCCGAGCGCGATCCTTCCGTCCCCGTCCGCCTCGCCGAGCTGATGCTCGAGGCCGGCGCGCCCGAGGGCATCCTCCAGGTCGTCCATGGCGACAAGGAGATGGTCGACGCGATCCTCGACCATGACGACATCAAGGCGGTGAGCTTCGTCGGTTCCTCCGACATCGCCCATTATGTCTACAAGCGCGGCGTCGCCAACGGCAAGCGCGTCCAGGCGATGGGCGGCGCCAAGAACCACGGCATCGTCATGCCCGACGCCGATCTCGACCAGGTGGTCAACGACCTCTCCGGCGCCGCCTTCGGCTCGGCCGGCGAGCGCTGCATGGCCCTCCCCGTCGTCGTGCCGGTCGGCGAGAAGACCGCGAACGAGCTGCGCGAGGCGCTCCTCCCGGCCATCGCCAAGCTGCGCGTCGGCGTCTCGACCGACCCTGAGGCGCATTACGGCCCCGTCGTGAACGCCGCCCACAAGCAGCGCATCGAGAATTACATCCAGATGGGCGTCGACGAAGGCGCCGAGCTGGTCGTCGACGGCCGCGGCTTCTCGCTCCAGGGGCATGAGAACGGCTTCTTCGTCGGCCCGACCCTGTTCGACCACGTCAAGCCGACGATGCAGTCCTACCAGGAGGAAATTTTCGGGCCCGTCCTCCAAATCGTGCGCGCCGACAGCTTCGAGGAGGCGCTGCGCCTTCCCTCGGACCACCAATATGGCAACGGCGTCGCCATCTTCACGCGCAACGGCCACGCCGCCCGCGAATTCGCCCACCGCGTGAATGTCGGCATGGTCGGCATCAACGTGCCGATCCCCGTGCCGGTCGCCTACCACAGCTTCGGCGGCTGGAAGCGCTCGGCCTTCGGCGACATCAACCAGCACGGCATGGAAGGCGTCCGCTTCTGGACCAAGACGAAGACCATCACGCAGCGCTGGCCGGACGGCTCGGCAACGGGCGAAAACGCCTTCGTCATTCCGACCATGGGTTGA
- a CDS encoding DUF4440 domain-containing protein, whose product MILQSLLLAAALTAPQPATPQAVVDGLIEADRAFSAAAADTDPASGLTAMMDQGATMPVPGKGIVEGRDAVSAALRSSSFAKGDRISWTPVRGGISADGTHGFTFGYMTLKGGDPRVTAQKYLSYWIKRPEGWRVAVFKQMPRPAGEVSFDLLPPSLPASLTPPIVDPAVLTTHRRSLADVEQQFSDEAQQIGLKAAFRKYGRPDAMNMYEGAAFTIGLDAITASFPDDTTSPLYWSAEKTLVASSGDLGVNIGTIHRKAPEAGKPASMPFFTIWRRDSPGDPWRYVAE is encoded by the coding sequence ATGATCTTGCAATCGCTGCTGCTGGCCGCGGCGTTGACGGCACCCCAACCTGCCACGCCGCAAGCCGTCGTAGACGGCCTGATCGAAGCGGACCGGGCTTTTTCCGCCGCGGCAGCGGACACGGACCCCGCCTCAGGTCTCACCGCCATGATGGACCAGGGCGCGACCATGCCGGTGCCGGGCAAGGGGATCGTCGAGGGTCGCGACGCCGTGAGCGCCGCGCTTCGGTCCAGTTCATTCGCCAAGGGCGACAGGATCAGCTGGACGCCGGTGCGCGGCGGTATTTCGGCGGACGGCACCCACGGTTTCACCTTCGGCTATATGACGCTCAAAGGCGGGGATCCGCGCGTGACGGCGCAGAAATATCTGTCCTACTGGATCAAGCGTCCGGAAGGCTGGCGCGTGGCGGTCTTCAAGCAGATGCCGCGCCCCGCCGGCGAGGTATCGTTCGATCTGCTCCCGCCATCCCTTCCCGCGAGCTTGACGCCCCCGATCGTCGACCCCGCCGTCCTCACCACCCACCGGCGCAGCCTCGCCGATGTCGAGCAACAATTCTCGGATGAGGCGCAGCAAATCGGCCTCAAGGCCGCCTTCCGCAAATATGGCCGCCCGGATGCCATGAACATGTATGAGGGCGCCGCCTTCACCATCGGCCTCGACGCCATCACGGCCAGCTTTCCGGATGACACGACCAGCCCGCTCTATTGGTCGGCGGAAAAGACGCTGGTCGCGTCGAGCGGCGACCTCGGCGTCAATATCGGCACCATCCACCGGAAGGCGCCGGAAGCAGGCAAGCCCGCTTCGATGCCTTTCTTCACCATCTGGCGTCGCGACAGCCCCGGCGATCCCTGGCGCTACGTCGCCGAATAG
- a CDS encoding LysR family transcriptional regulator — protein sequence MHWDDLRYFLAVSRAGQLSRAAAALGVDATTVGRRVRRLEKALGQTLFEQTQEGQTPTEAGELLLVKAEAMEREVRAIEASPEAGEHLAGAIRVSVSEGFGTWFVAHHLSGFAAAHPRLRIDLVASSGFLNPSRREADVAILLARPRKGPLFTRKLTDYRLRLYAARSYLEARGPVPNVEALRGHPLIGYVPDLLYAPELRYLTEIAPALEPRIRSTSINAQYRLVASGAGIAVLPCFIGDADGALTRVLDDISVTRSFWLVTHADTRQLPRVDAFVAWLTELAGVRQARLLGT from the coding sequence ATGCACTGGGACGATCTGCGCTATTTCCTCGCCGTCTCCCGCGCCGGCCAGCTCAGCCGCGCGGCTGCAGCCTTGGGCGTGGATGCGACCACCGTCGGGCGGCGCGTGCGCAGGCTGGAAAAGGCGCTGGGGCAGACCTTGTTCGAACAGACCCAGGAAGGTCAGACTCCGACCGAGGCAGGCGAGCTTCTCCTGGTGAAGGCCGAGGCGATGGAGCGCGAGGTCCGCGCCATCGAGGCCAGTCCCGAGGCGGGCGAGCATCTCGCCGGCGCCATTCGTGTCAGCGTGTCGGAAGGGTTTGGAACTTGGTTCGTCGCCCACCATCTCTCCGGATTCGCGGCCGCCCATCCGCGCCTTCGGATCGACCTCGTCGCCAGCAGCGGCTTCCTCAATCCCTCGCGCCGGGAAGCGGATGTCGCCATCCTGCTCGCCCGCCCGCGCAAGGGGCCGCTCTTCACGCGCAAGCTCACCGACTATCGCCTGCGCCTCTATGCCGCGCGCTCCTATCTCGAAGCGCGGGGCCCAGTTCCGAATGTCGAGGCGCTCCGTGGGCACCCGCTCATCGGCTACGTCCCCGACCTGCTCTACGCTCCGGAGCTGCGCTATCTTACCGAGATCGCGCCAGCGCTCGAGCCGCGCATCCGCAGCACCAGCATCAACGCCCAGTATCGCCTTGTCGCATCGGGCGCGGGGATCGCCGTCCTGCCCTGCTTCATCGGCGACGCGGACGGCGCGCTTACGCGCGTGCTCGACGATATATCGGTGACTCGTTCCTTCTGGCTCGTCACCCACGCCGACACGCGTCAGCTCCCTCGCGTAGACGCCTTCGTCGCCTGGCTGACGGAACTCGCCGGTGTCCGGCAGGCACGGTTGCTCGGTACGTAA
- a CDS encoding M28 family metallopeptidase, whose translation MTKFALLLAAAILPVAAIAATPQEIADDVSEQQLRGTVEKLVSFGTRHTLSSQTDPKRGIGAALRWAEDEFDRYSKACGGCLTIVTPSDTVTGRRVPNPTKITDVVAVQRGTVEPNRVIIIQGHIDSRVTDVMDSTADAPGANDDGSGTAAVIEAARVLSKHKFPATIVYAALMGEEQGLLGGKVLADYAKAQGWQVEAVLNNDIIGNSCGSDGYCDDSHVRVLSEGVRGDWTKELIAAQRSRGGFNDSPSRNISRFVEGLADDLGLGLDVRQIWRTDRFGRGGDHIAFQEIGFPAVRFTVAVEDYEHQHQDLRTEKGIKYGDTIDEMDFPYLAKVTKLNVAALAALARAPMPPASEVEGAVKPDTTVSWQPAPGAAAYIIRWRPTNAASWENSLRVPGTATSHVLKGIRVDDWVFGVSSVSEDGYESPVASAVPGGAFEPWAPPAATQ comes from the coding sequence ATGACAAAATTTGCGCTTCTGCTCGCCGCCGCGATACTTCCTGTCGCTGCCATTGCCGCCACCCCCCAAGAGATCGCAGACGATGTATCGGAGCAGCAACTCCGCGGCACGGTCGAGAAGCTGGTGAGCTTCGGCACGCGCCACACGCTGTCGTCCCAGACCGATCCGAAGCGCGGCATCGGGGCGGCGCTGCGCTGGGCCGAGGATGAGTTCGATCGCTATTCCAAAGCGTGCGGCGGCTGTCTCACGATCGTGACTCCTTCCGACACCGTCACAGGTCGGCGCGTGCCCAATCCGACCAAGATAACCGACGTCGTCGCCGTACAGCGCGGCACCGTCGAACCCAATCGCGTTATCATCATCCAGGGCCATATCGACAGCCGCGTCACCGACGTGATGGACTCTACCGCCGATGCGCCCGGTGCCAATGACGACGGCTCCGGCACTGCCGCCGTGATCGAAGCGGCACGGGTGCTCTCGAAGCACAAGTTCCCTGCGACGATCGTCTATGCGGCGCTGATGGGCGAGGAACAGGGTCTGCTCGGCGGCAAGGTCCTCGCCGACTATGCCAAGGCGCAAGGCTGGCAGGTCGAAGCGGTGCTCAACAATGACATCATCGGCAACAGCTGCGGCTCCGACGGCTACTGCGACGACAGTCATGTCCGCGTTCTCTCGGAAGGGGTGCGCGGCGACTGGACCAAGGAACTGATCGCCGCCCAGCGCAGCCGGGGCGGCTTCAACGACTCGCCGTCGCGCAATATCTCGCGCTTCGTCGAGGGACTGGCCGACGATCTCGGCCTCGGCCTCGACGTTCGGCAGATCTGGCGGACCGACCGCTTCGGCCGGGGCGGTGACCATATCGCTTTCCAGGAGATCGGCTTTCCGGCCGTGCGTTTCACGGTGGCGGTCGAGGATTATGAGCATCAGCATCAGGATCTGAGGACCGAGAAGGGCATCAAATATGGCGACACGATCGATGAGATGGATTTCCCCTATCTCGCGAAGGTGACGAAGCTGAACGTCGCCGCGCTCGCCGCTCTTGCCCGCGCGCCGATGCCGCCGGCGTCCGAAGTCGAGGGCGCGGTGAAGCCGGATACCACCGTCAGCTGGCAGCCCGCCCCGGGTGCTGCCGCCTATATCATTCGTTGGCGGCCGACCAACGCCGCCAGCTGGGAAAACAGCCTCCGTGTGCCCGGCACCGCCACCAGCCATGTGTTGAAGGGCATCCGCGTCGACGATTGGGTGTTCGGCGTCTCGTCTGTCTCGGAGGACGGCTATGAAAGCCCGGTCGCCTCCGCCGTCCCGGGCGGCGCGTTCGAGCCTTGGGCGCCGCCGGCGGCGACCCAGTAA
- a CDS encoding fumarylacetoacetate hydrolase family protein, with protein sequence MKLASLKSGRDGRLVVVSHDLAWCADATHIAPTLQAALDDWVDVAPQLELLATDLAHEAIPMMRFHEREAAAPLPRAYQWADGSAYVNHVKLVRQARGAELPESFWTDPLMYQGGSDEFLGARDPIPLADEAWGCDLEAEVVVVTGDVPRGVSRDEALNHIRLVGLVNDVSLRNLIPAELAKGFGFLQSKPASALSPVFVTPDELGERWQDGKLLGALNVDLNGEPFGRADAGEDMTFDFGTLVAHLAKTRNIGAGSIIGSGTVSNRDADGGPGKPIARGGRGYSCLAEVRTVETILDGQAVTPFLKHGDTVRIWMEDEHGHAIFGTIEQTVVAA encoded by the coding sequence ATGAAACTCGCATCGCTGAAATCGGGCCGCGACGGCCGCCTCGTCGTGGTGAGCCACGATCTCGCCTGGTGCGCGGATGCGACTCATATCGCGCCGACGCTGCAGGCCGCGCTCGACGACTGGGTTGACGTGGCGCCGCAACTCGAGCTGCTCGCAACCGATCTCGCGCACGAGGCGATACCGATGATGCGCTTCCACGAGCGGGAGGCCGCCGCGCCCTTGCCCCGCGCCTATCAGTGGGCGGACGGCTCGGCCTATGTGAACCATGTGAAGCTGGTGCGGCAGGCGAGGGGGGCGGAGCTTCCCGAAAGCTTCTGGACCGATCCGCTCATGTATCAGGGCGGCTCCGACGAGTTCCTCGGCGCGCGCGATCCGATCCCGCTCGCCGACGAAGCCTGGGGCTGCGACCTCGAGGCCGAGGTGGTCGTCGTCACCGGCGACGTGCCCCGCGGCGTCTCTCGGGACGAGGCGCTGAACCACATTCGTCTCGTTGGCCTCGTCAACGACGTGTCTTTACGCAACCTCATCCCCGCCGAGCTCGCCAAGGGTTTCGGCTTCCTCCAGTCCAAGCCGGCCTCCGCGCTCTCCCCCGTCTTCGTCACGCCCGACGAGCTTGGTGAACGCTGGCAGGACGGCAAGCTCCTCGGCGCGCTCAATGTCGACCTCAACGGTGAGCCTTTCGGCCGCGCCGACGCCGGCGAGGACATGACCTTCGATTTCGGCACCCTCGTCGCGCACCTCGCCAAGACCCGCAACATCGGCGCCGGCTCGATCATCGGCTCCGGCACCGTCTCCAACCGCGACGCCGATGGTGGCCCCGGGAAGCCGATCGCCCGCGGCGGGCGCGGCTATTCCTGCCTCGCCGAGGTACGCACCGTCGAAACCATCCTCGATGGCCAGGCCGTCACGCCGTTCCTCAAGCATGGCGACACCGTCCGCATCTGGATGGAGGACGAACACGGTCACGCCATCTTCGGCACCATCGAGCAGACGGTGGTCGCCGCCTGA